The Fusarium verticillioides 7600 chromosome 8, whole genome shotgun sequence genomic interval TAGGGTTTATTGAATGGTATCATACTTCAGTGTTTCCTCATTTATgctcaactcctccacaGTGGACTATAGTGGCTTCCAAACTCCGCTCCGTACTCTGAAGTCCGCAATCCTTTCTGCCGCCCAGACCACCGTCTAGACATCTATCTATACGACTACTTGCTGGCCATAAATTAAACTTTCAGCTATTAAGTTGGCAACTCCCATTACTAGGATGCAACAGTTCGTACTCCGCACTCCGCACTCCGCACTCTGCAACTCCGAGCACTTAGCCTAGTCATCTAGTATATAAGATGATCTTCGCTCGAAATGCTCACTTTCTAAAGCAACCTCATGTATATCAACTGTGGCAGCATTGACACATTTCCTCGATAATATTAGTCAAATTTCTCATCTTAAAGTTCTGTGTCTGTCAGCAAGATGAAGGTCGCGATCCTCGGTGCCACTGGTGAGACGGGCACCTCCATCTTGGGCGCCCTCCTCGACTCAACCGAGCCGCGATTTGTACGTCACATTTCATTCTTGGCGTAAGAATCTTATTGACCTGCTCAACACTTAGGAGATTACTGCACTGGTCCGTAAATCCTCACTGGAGAAACCTGAAGCACTTGCTCTCAAAGAGAAGGGAATCAACGTTGTAGCTGCGGATCTAAGTGGCCCTGAGGATGAACTCGCGCGAGCCCTCGATGGTATAAATACCGTTATTTCAGCAATCAGTGCTACTGGCCTCCTTGCGCAAATCCCACTCATCAATGCCGCTCAAGCCGCTGGTGTCAAGCGCTTCTTGCCTTGCTGCTTCGCCCCGATTATACCCCCAGCAGGTATTTTAGGGCTGAGGGATATTGTAAGCCCACCTGAGTATTACATGGCTTCTACCGCTGACAGgtgaaaaagaaagagcaggttatcaatcacatcaagAAAGTCAAACTTCCTTATACTATTGTCGATATCGGCTACTGGTATCAGTTGATGCTACCTCGCTTGCCCTCCGGCCGTGTTGACTATGCCTTGCCAATCACTCTAGGGGGTATTCCAGGTGACGGAAACACTCCCTGTGCCTTTACAGATCTGCCGGATATTGGAAGATGGGTCGCCCGCATTATCGCAGATCCTCGGACCCTGAACAAGATGGTCTTTGCCTACAACACGGTTCTGACAATGAACCAAGCATACGATCTGTTGGAAGAGGCCAGTGGTGAAAAGATTGAGCGCAACTATGTAAGTTTCTTTTCTTATCTGAATTCAAGAGCCAGGAAGATGTACTGTACTAATCAGGTTTGGGCTTGTAGATCTCAGAGGCCGCGGTCATGGAGGGAGTGGCTAGAGCAGAGGCTAATTGCCCGCCTGCGGACTCATTCGACTACTTTGAGGTAGTGAAGTACCAATACTTCAACGCACTCGGAATTCGTGGATATAATACCCCAGAGTACGCGCGGTACCTGGGATATGTAGATGCAACGGAGCTCTATCCCGACATGAAAGTGACAACCCCGGAGGTCTATTGTGAGAGGCTTTTAAGTGGGAAGGCTACAATCATCTATCAGCGTTTGATGTCGGCCGCTCAGTAAGGCGAGAGGTGACAAGCATACCTGATACTCAACTTCTTGTCGCGATCTGAAAAAGCCTCTCCTCGGTTCGAGCTTAGCCCAGTTTCTTCTGTTATTAAAAGGATATTGTTTCCGATAGAAATGCAGTGCCAATCTAAGTCAGCAcgtctttgctcttctttgcccCTGGCACAGCCTCCAAAAGGTAAGTGGCTGACAGGAATGCACTGCCGTTGTAGTAAATTCCAAGCTCTAGATCTCAGAATAGGCGTGTCATGAAATCTGTCAAGAGTTTGTTGAAGGGTGAGTATTCCACTATGTCATACCTCTAGCTCCTCCGGTACGTGGCAGGATTTGTTGTAGCTCTTTTACACTTGATAGATCTGTTGTGGGACGGAGGCGAGGCAAAGGGTTTGTGACCAGCTAAGTACAAGAGGAATGCAGAGTCGCCCTCTTATACGAAATATCAAATATCTTTCCAGCCCCTGTGATGAACATGAATAATCCTATATGTCGCATACTGATGAAATGGCTATGTCGATGAGGGGTTACAAGCCTCACATCTGGCCCCTGACTTCAGCATCCATCGATTCTTGCATTCATGAATTTGGCCAATTAAATGCATCAGGTTATATTTTCCAGCTCTGTGTGAGAGCTCGGGTAGTAGTACGTTGCATCCATTATCAGTGGTCGGTCTCTGAAAGAATGAACAGCGACATTGAGAAAGTTTTGGCAACGTGGTCATCCTCTTTGTGACCTCCGTAAACTGGCGGAGCGGATGTACTCAATAAGTGCGCTTACCCAATCCCAATAGTGCCAAGTCTCTCGAGGTGCCAAGGCTTTCCAGCTGAATACATAAAATTAGCAAAGTTCTCGGTATTCTCCTCTTTAATGTCTCCGTACCCGTCTTCAGACGGGCCTCAAGACATATAAATGTACATCAGTCAGTTCGAGAACCGTAGGAATTGAAAACAGCAGCTACACCACTCGACCATGCCTCCAAGATGTCTACTCATATAACTGTTCTTCCAGCCTCAACGAAAGTCGGAAAAGAGACCATCCGCCTACTTCTGGCCTCTCCAGCCAGTTTTACTATCCGTGGCATCTATCGCGATACCTCCAAAACTCCAGATGAATACACAAGCCACCCAAACTTCAGTTCAGTCAAGGGCGATGTTGCTTCTGAGGAAAGTCTTGATTTCAGCAATTCTGATGCCGTTCTCTATGTCCCGCCGCCGACTTATGAGAACATCGACCAGAGCGAATGGGCCAAGCAAACAGCCAACAACGTCAAAGGTGCCTTGAAGAGGTCAGACGTCAAGAGGCTCGTTGTTCTGTCTGGTCTGGGGTCCCAAAATGACCATGGTATCGTAAGTAAGCGTGGCCAAGTCGTCATCCGTGTCGATGCTGACGATGTAGGGCTTTGTCCGCTTGAATCATCACACCGACAACATTCTCAAAGGCTCTGTGCCTGAAGTGACTATCCTACAGTCAACTCATTTTCAAGAGGAGTTTGAGTACATTTTTCAAATGCCTTTGGGAGATCCGccaacaatctcatcatggaTCGCACCAAGggatctcaagatcccaATTGTCAGTCTCAAAGATGTTGGTGAGGTCTGTGCGCAGATCTTGctcaccaagctcgagaGCCTCAGCCCGCAAGTGATTAAGGTCTTTGGTCCTCGTGCCTACAGCTCAATCGACCTGAGAGACATGTTTGAGGAAATCACTGCCaacaaggttgagcttggacttgCGCAAGGTGAAGATTTGAAGGCTTTCTTCGGACACATTCTGCCTGAGTATTGCATTGCAGACTTCATGGAAATGATAGAATCGTCACTACCAGGTGGATTGATCGCCAGGGAGTATGAGGCCGATGAGAATACCGTGACTGGAAAGGTTGACATGTTGGAGGTTTTCCGTGAGCTAGGTAACAAATATGGCTGTTCCAAATAGAGCATATATAGACAGATCCAATACCTCTTGTTTGAATTATGGATGTCGGATAAGAAGTGATGTATGCCACAGCGCCCTGTGTTCGGTATGCTCGCCTGCGTTACCTGTTCGACGCAGATCACTCTTAGAGGGGTGCTTGAAGGTTCTTATCTTACTATTCTGCACAATTTGTCAATGTATGTAGGACAGATGTCGTCTAGCTGTTAGATTTCATTTCAGAAGGTTTCAACATCATGCAAACCAATAAAAGATAAACTCTGAATCGACGGAGCAACCCGACTATCTGCTGCCAGGACTGAGTAATGGCTCAATCATCTGATGACATTCTGGTCCGTCTAGTGTAAGTTTCTAAAAGAGTATTCAGTATACGGATATTACCCGTGTCACTAGGATCGGTGGCAATTGGCTTCACGTAGCGTGCATGTATCTATCCGTTGAAGCCGATAAACTTTGCGTGAATCACGCCAGAGTTTATCCATATCACCACAGTGACGAGGCGGGGGTTTACTCCGTATGCTGCTCTATCAATTGACAGGCGATAGGCAGCAGCAGATAAGGGTAGCAATCGGCTCGATAATGCCGTGATTCATCAATCTACAAAGGTTCCTTCCCATGGATATAAATGGAGATCCTTGCTCCAAATGCGACGGAACTTATGTTTTTCAGTGTGACCATGATGCTCTTCTTAATCTAAAACAGGAAGGTGGCTGGCCGTATGGCAAAACCACCTTATATGAGAAGCTTAAAGCCCCCCGCGATTTATACCTTtaccaaaacaacaacatatatcgccatcaccagaaAGTATGTGGTTTGCTGGCTGCGCTTCCGCTGCCCTCTTGGCGCTCACCGCCAGAGGAAGCGCGTACAGTATCCCCGCCCTGTCCGCTCGAGCCGACTCGGACTCTGGATCCATACAAGTTCACAACATCTCGGTTCCCGTCGATCATTTCCACAATGAGACCAAGTATGAACCTCACTCGGATAAGAAGTTTCCCTTGAGATATTGGTTCGACGCGCAGCACTATCGCGAGGGCGGACCGGTCATTATTCTTGCCTCTGGTGAGACTTCAGGCGAGGACAGAATTCCGTTCCTCGAACATGGcatcctgaagatgctggccAATGCGactggtggtgttggagtAATCCTCGAGCATCGTTATTATGGCACCAGTTTCCCTGTTCCGGatctcaagacaaagaaccTGCGTTTCTTGTCCACTGAGCAGGCTCTCGCTGATACGGCGTACTTTGCTGAGAATGTCAAGTTTCCGGGTCTGGAGAAGCACAATTTGACCGCTTCCAACACGCCTTACATCATCTACGGTGGATCCTACGCTGGTGCATTTGCTGCTTTCGCCAGAAAGATTTACCCAGATATCTTTTGGGGTGGTATCTCCTCTTCTGGTGTCACCCAGGCTATCATCGACTACTGGGAGTACTTCGAGGCTGCGCGACTTTTCGCACCCGGCGACTGCGCCAAGGTCACACAAAAGCTCACTCAGGTtgtcgacaagatcctcacTGGAAGCGacaatgaggagaagaaacagctcaagatcgCATTCGGTCTTTTTGGTCTACGCGACGATGATTTTGCAAACGCCATTGCTCGCGGAATTGGAGGGCTGCAAGGCAATAACTGGGACCCTGCACAGGACTCATCTGACTTCGGCATCTATTGCGGCAGTGTTTCTTCTGATGCTATTCTCTATGCTAGCACCAGGTCTCTTGCGCCATATGTTAAGAAGTggctctcatctcatgcCAATAAGAACGACGTCAAGTACTTGACGAACCGTTTCCTCAACTATATCGGTTACATGAGGTCAAACGTTGAGTCTGATAAGCAgggaggctgtcaaggccagactCTGAATGAATGCTACTCTATTCGCGAAATGTATGGCAGCACCAGTCTTAACCCGTCATCCAGCGGGCGTCAGTGGACCTATCAGACATGCACGCAATGGGGATACTGGCAAACCGGCTCCGGAGTGCCTAAGAACCAGCTTCCGCTCGTCTCTCGCCTCATCGATGTTGAGTTCAGCACCATTCCCTGCCGAGAGCAGTTCAACATCACAGCCGAACCTGATGTCGAGTCTATCAATAAGCTTGGTGGCTGGAACTTTAGCTACCCACGCGTGGCCTTCATCGACGGTGAATACGATCCTTGGAGAGCCGCTACACCTCATGCAATTGGTCTTGCTCCCAGAAAGTCAACTGCTAGCGAGCCATTCATCCTTATCCCGTACGGTGTTCACCATTGGGATGAAAACGGTCTGGACCCTAACGCCACTGAGATCGGCCTCCCTCCTCCCGCTGTTGCCAAAGCTCAACAGGATATTGTTGACTTCACCAAGGTTTGGTTGGAGGAGtacgagaaggagaaggggaAGCGTGCGAATGACCTTTAGGATGCGATACCTTGAGATTCTCTGTACATAGTTAGAAACATTATTACGATTATGACTTCAACCTTAGTCCTAGCAATAGAGTTCCCTGCTCCTGGCCTCATCATGCCAGTACCCTTGATGAACATCTTTCGTGACATAGTATAATGCTTGGGTAGAGACTTTCCATAATGTATAACATTTCTAAGATCGCTGTTAGAGCCTATTGATCAGCTAAGAGTCTTAGACAGACGAAGACAGATGTGACTTCGAGACTTCACCATATCTATCCTACGGGAAGCACTACAAGGGAGTTTTTGGTACGAGTGCCACTACTCGGCGTATTGCATGCAGACAGTAACGTTGTTCCTTTCCATAGCTGTTGTCATTGAGCCAAGGAAACTCCACAAGACAGTTTGTTTTATGCCAGACTTTGGAGCAAGCAGCGTTACAAGATAACAGAAAACTATATATTGATAGGTCACATAGGCATTTGGCACGATCAAGTGAATGATAATCAATGTAATTGAATTATATCTTGGACTCGAGGTCACATATATACAGCAGAATACTCAAAGATTCATCCCATTCAGGATAGACAGGCTTTTGTCCTTGTAAAAAGACCTTTCATACACAACCACGCTTAGTGGTTTGCTTAGTTCATGAGGTCGCGAGCGTGACGGCGGGCCTTCATGCCACGCTTGGCCTTGCAGCCAgtcttggcaggcttggTAGCGGCAGGAGCCTCAGTCTGGACAGGAGTGGCAGGCTCCTGGGCAGCAGGGGAGGTCTCAACGGGGGCAGAGGGCTCCTCAGCGGCAGCGGAAGTAGCAACAGGGGCGGCAGCGGAGGTACCAGCGGCGGGAGCCTCAGTCTGAGCTGGCGTCTCAGGGGCGGCagagccggagccggagtcagagccagagccagtggTGGGGGTACCCTTGGACTTCTCAGCGAGCTTGCCCTGGGTAACCTTGGGGGACTTAATGGTCATGGCAGGGCCAGGGATGGGGTAGCTGGTAGGGTTGTTGTAAAGATCGAAGACGATGCCCTTCTCGGTGGACTTGTACAGCTCAGTTCCGAGGGTGCCCTCAGGGAGCTCAGAGCCAGAACCAGAgatctcgaggttgaagCACTGAGGGTAGTTCTGAGCACCATTCTCCTGGCCAGCGGCGTGGAGAGCAATGATCTCGTGACGGAGAACGTAAGAACCGggcttgatgttctcgggGATCTCGATGAGCCAGCCGTTGTCGTTGGCAATCAGCTCGTCAGAGGCGTAAGTACCGGGGTTACCGGACttgacaagaccagcctcgtcgatcttgaagaacttgagggtCTCCTTGTCAACGGACTCACAACCAGCGGAACCGCAAGAGGCCAACATGTCAATGACGGGGCCTTTGTGGCTCTCTGGCCACGTATCCCATTTGATGTAGATCTGATCGCctgccttgaccttggcgtGGCCCTTGGCGTTCTTAGCATCGCGGTGGCAGATGATGTCGCCGGTGCCGAAGGCATCAGGGGCGACGAAACCGTTGTCGGAGGCAGTGGTGGACCAGGCGATAAGGGTCTTGGGGTTCTGGTCGAAAGGAGCAGAGCTAGCATCGAAACCGTCGTAGACGGCGCCAGCGACGTTGATGGAGGAAACGTGACCGTGAGCAGCAACGCCCATGGCACCGGCAACGGCGGCGAGAAGAGTCTTGGAGGTGAAAgaaggcatcttgaagttgtgTAAGAAAAGTAGGTCTTGTGTTTTGTAAAGAGTGGTAATATCCGACTGGCGGTtgaagtgaatgaatgaatgaaacGACTTCTGTCAAAGAAGTGTGAAAGAATGTGCAAGGAGCAAAAAGTGAATGGAATGAACTGCTGAATGAGCCTGAGTGAAGAAAGAGAGTATCTtggagagaggaggagggcggtTTATATAAATGTTTGGAGACCTGAGCTGACGGGTAAAGAGCCTCATGGCTAAACGGATCAGTTTCCCGCCTTGGATAGATTGAGGCAGGGGTATCATGTTCGGGTCGATATGCCATCAGGGATGAGGGTGGTGGAGGGTTGCATGGTGATGGCCAAGGCCGTTTCAGCCCCTGTGGTTTTATGGGTATGATTGATCGAGATATGAGCAGATCATGCAAGTATTACAGTGATTTTCATAGTATTTTAAAGTTTAGAGTCGCATTTTACCGACGGTATATTCGAGGCTAGCATCTGGATCTTCACGATAGTCTGCAGATGGCCAAAGTAAGATTGATTATTGCCAAGAAATGTCAGAACGGTCATTCAGTTGAATACTCTCAACACCGTCCGAAGCGAAGTGACGAGCCCGTCTTGCAAGCGAGCAGTCCATCTCGGCCGAAGAGCCGCTGTACCTGAAACTGGGACAGAAGACAAGATGGAAAAACACAACCGTTCTTTTGTTCCTGCTTTAGCGCCGCAGGGGTCAGGTCAACGGTGTTTATTTTTCCGCAAGTCCCCATCTCTAGACCCTTGCAGGCCCAAGCTTGGGTCAGTCATCCTGAGACGATGGAGTTGCTTCTGTCCTTCTCCTGGCGTCGCTTACAACACGTTCCCCTCAGCACAAGTTCAGACGAATGAAGATGGATCTATTAACCGCTGAATAGATTAAATCAACGGATGAATGAACCGATGGAGACGAGAGGGGCCAGATTCTCAGGTGGCGTCAATCAATACCGTCTTGACAGGTCGGCTTGTGCGTTGTAAGCCGTCTTCTTGGGCCGATTGAACCGATCGTGGTGGTATTAGGTGGTGAAACCGTAAGAGCTTCACGAAGACCCTtccaaacaccaaacagTTGGTCCACTCTACGGTGATAAACTTTTAGGAAAACCGTATAGTTTTATGCTTTTCCTGCATCACATAGTCTTCAACCACCGTCTCTCAACAAGTGCCAGTGAATCGCGTGATTCCCGTGAGATAGCGGTGTAAAATGGTACCATGTGAGCCAGTCTCTCAACAAAGTCGTAGTGTAGTATCTCGGATTAGTATTCGCATTCACTCTTTTTCGCTAACtaacttttttttttctcgcTTTGCACATCTAAAAGTCCAAGCTTTCCCATTTTTCCCGCCTAATCTCCCTAAACCCCCTTTCAACAGCTTGGCTACGTTTTAATTAAAATTGCCCACTTCCATGCATCAAAAACCACGAAAGGCAGGAAAAATAAGAACAAAACCAAACAAGTTTCCACGAGTTCGTCTCTGATAAGGGAAAAGATATGCTTACGTCGGCGCAACTTGAGACACAGGGGCCGAGTGTGCAGGGGTCCAGCGGGATTCTGAAACCTGACAACCTTGGCGAGGAGGAACGAGAACAGAGAGGAGATGACAGTGACATTGAGGGGCGCCTGAAGCCGAGTCTGCGGTTTACGGGTCACCAGCTCTTCTATGTCTTTGGGCTTGACGGAATAGGCGCCATGGCTTTATCCGGGGGTGTGAATTTTGCTTTGGCTTATGGTGAGTTTACAGCTGAAGTCTGAGATGCAAAGCTAATGAAAATGGATAGTCATGTACACCACGCAAgacaccatcaagaacccAATTCGGTTGTTTCAACTGCCAAACACACTATCAGGCGATGCAGCTGTAACTATTATCGTCCAGTGCATTCTCACGTGGTTCGTTGAGATGGGCCTTGTCAGTTACGACCTTTCGAAGCGCTCTGTTCAGCCGATTGGCTTTGTTCCTGAGCCCTCGCACCAGTGGCTTCGATTGCTATTCTTCCTCCCACCAGCATCTGATCCAAGCGATCccgaagttgaagagaaagagcCTCAAAGAAAATCTACTGTTCCTCCTGTACTTACGACGGTCGTGCAAGGGGCTCTGAGAGGTTTCATACTCGCTGTCGTGGGCTTCTTTATCCTCTGGCCATTGAGCGTGGGGGTTCTTACGACAGCTGGAGAACGCGATGGCGGAGACTGGAAATACAAAGACCGCTGGACACCACAGGCTTTCAAGGCGATTCTTGGTGGCGTTCTAGGTTTGCTTACGACGcctttgatggctttgttCTGGCTGATCAAGGCGGGTTGGGAGGGTAATGATGAAAGAGCCGAGGCAAGAGGCTCAAGGCGGAGTCAGTacgctgaggctgagaggaTGAACGCAAGGAGTTCGAGGCAAAGCCGATACATGGCGGAAGTATAGACATGCATCCGCGATAGACATGGCGCCGATTGCTTGATGGATTAATGACATGGAGTTATAATACACCACCAATTATGCCGGAGCAAGGTCAGGTTAGAAATATGGGCATGCAACGCTGGAAGGGAAATGCCGAACTTTTACGGAGTACGGAAGAATGATAATAAAGATCACGTATAGACTAATAAAATAATGATATTACAAAAGTCGGAATGGATGGTACCCCAACGGCGAGGGCACAGTGCTTAATTGCCATGTTCTAGAAGTCTAGGGTGGCTTCGGTGAATTAATTATACCGTGTCGCCGCAGATACGCAAAACGATTTGAGCTCGCATACCGCTTCATAAGGTTTGATATGTTACCACAACGCCGGTTGAATAAGATGAACGAGTTGTTGAGAGTTTCAATGTCTAACTCATAACGTCGAGAGCGAATGATGCATCCTTTCAGAATCAGCGTGCTACTAAACATGTGAATCAAATGGCTCTTTCGTGAGACCTCCACTAGTAATTCTGTGGACCTTGCGCTTGGGCATCGAAGAGTGTCTTGAAATGACGTGACCCTACAGATAAAAGTGCTGATAGAAAGGCGGATACATTGAGGAACCGCCATGTTACAAATACTGGCGCCAACGTTAAAGTTGGAGGCATCGGGCGGCGGTCGATGATGTCCTGTCATGTGGCATCGGCCAAGTTCATGGCTCCACTACCAGTATTCAGATCCTCATCATTATTATGCTGCGAAAGGGACGCATTGCATCATCGATCTTCTAACGGTAGTTAGTGTTGATAGCTGTTGCCGCTCAATTGAGTCGTTAGCGAATATTCTGTAATTATAATATAGAGCTTTTAGTAGCGAACTACATTCGCTTAGGATTGAAGTACACCATGATCTCCTCCCAGGCCTTCACCAAAGATGTCCCCATCGCCTCAAACATGGTCCATATCCGACGTGGAATATATCGAACCAACCAGTAAGTTCCCCCACATAACCACCAGATACATTCACCCAAGGTGCCAAAGATTGCTTTGAGCACATCGTAACTGGTGTTGCCAAAGGCCACCATGAATGTGCCTATTGCTTTAGGCGCGTCCACGAAGACGGCGCGAACGAGATGGCAGAAGCCATTCCACACATCCCCAAGAGTGATACCACGCAAGAAAGTCACGACCGCCATGGCCGCTgtgtggaggagagagaacAGCTTAACGAAAATGTTCAGAATGGCATCGCCGATGCCCTTCAATCCGCTTCCGATCCATTTGAGAACAAACATTACCGCGCCGGGTATGCCTGTCAGGACCTTCCAAAATACTTTAAAGGTAGCCTGGGCCAAGCTCTTCAAAAACGACGGAAGCTCCTTGAAACCCTTCCACACCTCCGTTGCAGCGCGTTTGAGGGTGCTAGGTATCCCGAGTATCGCGTCCTTCAGCTTGCCAGGCAACTTCTTAAAGAAGTTCTTCACCCGATGGCGACGCCTCCAGGCAGCACGGCATATTTCGTTCGGCACATCCCAGACTAGAAACTTGGGGAGATCCCAAACAAGGATTCTGACGAACTTGACGATTCTATTGACAGCTCGTCGCACTCGGTCCATTTGCTTTTTATGCACGGTCGCCCATCGCTTCCATGCGCCGCCACGAATAGTAGGGAGATAATGTACGATTTCGCGGTGGCGGTTCGAGGCGGCTAGACGAAGGGCAATCGCTCCATCGGGCGCAATGATGTCGTGTTTCGCGCCGTAGTCTTCGATCAAGACTTTGACCAACGCCAGGTGCCCGCGCTCAGCAGCGACCATCAACGGCGTACGCTCAGGCAAGTCTGCAGGCTCGACGGTGCTATTCTCATCCCGTGCGCGACCGAATCCATTGACGCTTGCACCAAGAGCAACGAGGCGGCTCACCATGGGAACCTTGCCCATGCGCACAGCAGCATTTAATGGTGTCTCGCCCCATTGACTTGCAGTATCGGGCGATACCCAGCCACGGGCTATAAAATCGGCGACGATATCATCGTGGCCATTCTCGATAGCGGAGAAAAAGGCCTTAACGATGTCGCATTCGAGTCGGTGTGCTTCAAGGTACGATTCCCTATCTGCACCGGAGGCAAAACGCTGGAAGTTCGGCGCACGACTGGCGGGTGAGTAGAGGATAGGGAGTTCGACCCCTTCAGTGGCTTCGATTCGGTTCAGAAGGTCGCCATTGTCGATGGCTGAGTATGCCGGAAGAGGATTGTGAAGGCTTTCTTGAAACGCAGCAAGATCTGGTAGCACGGCGTGAGGCATTTCGTAAAATGTTGGGTGATGATTGCCTCAACATGAGGTACGGGGAGGGGCAAGTATTTGAAGTCATCTCAAGCATTTGTGGCTGCCGTCAAGGCGTTTACAGCTGCTGAAGTCGTTCCGAGGTTCTGGAAATTGGGGGCGTTTTCAGCTGCTGGTCTCTGCCACCGCCAACGGTCCTGCAGGGTTAGCGGATGAGATTAGCGTAGGCTGCCTGTAGGGCTGACCTGTTTAGTGGGCATAGCCACGGAGTTTTGCTGGGCTGGAATAAT includes:
- a CDS encoding endoglucanase, with protein sequence MPSFTSKTLLAAVAGAMGVAAHGHVSSINVAGAVYDGFDASSAPFDQNPKTLIAWSTTASDNGFVAPDAFGTGDIICHRDAKNAKGHAKVKAGDQIYIKWDTWPESHKGPVIDMLASCGSAGCESVDKETLKFFKIDEAGLVKSGNPGTYASDELIANDNGWLIEIPENIKPGSYVLRHEIIALHAAGQENGAQNYPQCFNLEISGSGSELPEGTLGTELYKSTEKGIVFDLYNNPTSYPIPGPAMTIKSPKVTQGKLAEKSKGTPTTGSGSDSGSGSAAPETPAQTEAPAAGTSAAAPVATSAAAEEPSAPVETSPAAQEPATPVQTEAPAATKPAKTGCKAKRGMKARRHARDLMN